Part of the Scomber japonicus isolate fScoJap1 chromosome 2, fScoJap1.pri, whole genome shotgun sequence genome, ATCCTAGATCCATACCGATGGCCTGCAAAACATCCTGCATTTGCCTGCGCTTGTGCTCATCTTCGGGCgtcagtgtgtggtgtgtttccACCACTGAGGGCGACCTGGATCTACTGTTAGAGCTGAAGTGGCTTCGTCCTCTGTCGCTCTTCTGCGGAGGCTTTTCATCAGACAGGGAACCACCCTGTGGGCTGAAGGACCTGTGCCCCCGCTGTGGAGAAGCCGCTCTGTAGGATTCCTCACTCTCATTCCAGTTCTGGGTGTACTGTCGGCCTTCCTGTTGCCTTGGAGACCAAGAACGTTCTACAGCGCTCGGGAAAGAAGATGGAGACCATGGTCGATCCTCCTCTTCAGTAGGTGGCCGAGTCACTATCTTGGTGAGTGTGTCCACGTTCACGCCTTTGTTAAGCACGTCGAGGAAACGCTGGAAACCGTTGGTTGCCTTCTTCTCCTCCGGAACAGCGGGACTTTGGTAGGTGACATCATGGTCAAGACACtggcagaaaacacagagaagcaACTGGTTTGTGAAACAAATCTCTACAATCCAAATTCTATGAGATTCATATTCAACAGCACTTTCTGTCAGAGTGAATTCAATGGGATTCTTTAAGAAGAATATAGTGTTTGTATTGGCTGTGATGTTACAGTCATCACTACATGTTCCTATCATATGTTGTAATGACACTAAACACATCACAAAAGAAGCATTAAAAGATAAAGTATGGTCGTTAAATGGATTGTAATGTTTAACTAACTATTGTTGAAGGGGATGTGTCAATCACATTTTATGGGCCCATATGTCTGCTGACAGTCAGATATCTCCCAGTATTAAGtttgatccaatatttcagtgttattgttactgtgcctctctctcctctctatctctctttcaaccacaaccggtcaaggcagatggtcgcccacctaGACTCTGGCTCTGATTGAGGCTCTTCTCAATAAAACttttgtgatttggcgctatataaataaatatacattatttGAATAACTGATTGACACATTGTTAATAACAGATGCATTTTGCCATATGTGAAAATTGCCACCTGAAAAATCAACCCACCTGTCCACTTGATCCATTCAATGGAAATCTGGTTCCATTTGGACGATAATCATGATCTGTGGATGGGTTGTCATCGCTCTCTCTGGGTTTCGCATAACTCTGCTAAATATGGAGaaatattttatgaataaaCATAACACAGCATAAACATCAGGATTTTTAAGACATGAATGAAGTGTCACAGATTATGTTTATTGTGACATACCGTCATAGAGTGATCTTGTGATTGCGTCCTGTCTTGTGAACGGCCTCGGCTCCTTTCTTGACCATCTCTGTCTTTGTAATATCCAGAGGACCGTCTGTAGGTTAAATCATCACGTTGCTGCTTGTATGTAAACTCTTCATGTCGATGCCTGTTTCTGGAATCTTGAAGTGTTTTCCTATGTCGGAAATCCTCTTCCTGTggcagtgtgtgttttaaatcCTTGGGTACACGTGAAAAACTGTCCGGTGAGTGTCGGTACGTTTTGTCTTCAGACTCTCGCCTGTATCTGTAATTATCTTTGTCATCCTCTGTAAACCGTCGCCTTTTCTTTTCAGAGATGCTCCAATCGGGTGAGGACACGGGTCTCCTCATTGGGCTCTTTCTACTCCTCTCCCTGTTAAATGAGTCTTTACTGTGCATCCTCTTTGGTGAGTCACTGTACTCTCTACTCCTGCTCGTCCTCTCTGAGCTACTTTGTCCGTGATCATTACCATGTTTATGATAGGACTCCCACGGTGCATCTCTGCGAGGTTCGCGCCTTTCTTCCCACCTGTCATTGTAGTCGTCCCACTGCCTCGTGCCTCTGTCACCGTGCTGCCGCCTGTGGGCGTACTCAGACCTGTCTGAGTGCATCACCTCACAGTGGCTCCAGCAGCTGATCTGCTGCAGCAAAAaggaaatgatttttaaaatcaagAGACGCAGACTTCAGAAAGAAACCTGATCATACACAGGAAACAATCACTCAGGCATGAAGGCAGAAGTCTAATTTCCCACAAATcttaaaaagtgacaaattcTTGTAGCTACTGGCTGAGACTGCAGTCCACTCCCAAACAGCAGGAGGAAGCACTGATACTTACTGATGGTGCCTGTGTTTTTCCACTATTACTTAACAACACAATTAGTTTCCAGTGAGACATTATTGAGTTCATATAGTGATTTTAATGCTATAAACATTACTGTTGTTGCTCTAGAAACAATATTTAATTGtatctaaaatataaataaattctaATCCAGTTCTgagttcaatcaatcaattaaaaccATTTCTTTAGTAATGCAAAAAAACGTTTAGAATATGAGCCAGACTGATACACAGAGGAGTGTAGATGAGATACAGATAAAAATCCTAACATAGAGTATGTTAGGATGTTTATCTTTGTCAAATTCTCTTTACTATACAAATGAAACCTTTGGAAGTTGATTACTCAGTAAAACCAGCCGCTGTGCAGTattaaaatgcagtaaaaaaCATAATGTAATGGATTTATCACTGGACTTTAGCCGGTGGTAATGCAGTGAGGCATGTTGCCCTAGCTTGGCGCTAACTGTACACTAGTTAGCTAGCTGGTTAgcttatgtttgtttgtgtgtcggCGGCGAAATAGCATAAAATACACAGCTGGCTAATGTTTATCTAGCTTGACATAAAACACCAAACGCTCAATTCGCTATTTCAGCCAGCTGTTAGAATAAATCAGCTGAACTGAAAGCTAAAGAGGCCGTTTTACACATTACAGGCGTTAATGTTACTTAGCAACACTCTGCACTTGTCGTTTTGTTAACTTGACGGTATTGTACCTTTTCCGCTGAACGACTCCACTCTTTTCCAAAGGGGGAAACCGGGGAAAAAAGCTGAAACGCTACCTCTCATGCAGCTGGCTGGTGTTTGAACCGAGTTTTAACCTTTACTGGCAGACAGTAAGTGCGCCTCACTTACCGGgatgtttggtttggtttggtaaGCGGAGGAGGAAGCTTGAAGCAGCGCCGCCTGCTGGATGGAGTGTGAATAGCACGATGATGCAGGCATAATCATACAACACAGCGGCCGCACTGCACTGTCTACAGCTGCTGCCAGGATgattattacatattattaaTGATTTGTAAATttataaagatttttttattagAAGTATTCCATCCAAATTAGTTATGCTAAATGTGTTTGTCAGGCTTACCATCCCCTACAGCTGCTGTCATATTGTTGTATATAGGCCATAATGAGATGAGGCaatattatgagaataaagAAGTATTTTTTAGACAAAAAGAAGTCATAACTTTATGAGAATAAACccaagaaaaatataataaactgtgTATATAATATCAGAGCAACACTACGCCAACTGCTGTTTTAACATGAGGACTGTGGAGCATCTTGTCAAGTATACCAttcacaaataaagaaatatttcacgAGTATCaggatttttaaatgattgtgtGTCTATTCCAAAGAAACAACCTCACTGACATTGGACgaattttcctctttttgtagAAAAGGAAATGGCCGTGGTCAACAACAAGAATGCCAGTGGTTTCATCTGATAAGGctacttttcttttcctcctagAATTACGACTTCATAACCATTATCTCAAAAGAACATATTTCCTCTCAGTGATCTCCTGATAACCCATCTTAATATTGCCCTATAGCAGTTATTCCATTTTTTAAAGTCACTATGATTTTTCACTGGTTAGAGGAGAGGTATTTAAAATCATTACATGATATAAATCCTGCTTAGGGGTCTTTTTTCTCTAACTTGTCTCAACAtaacacattaaatatcatCTTATGGCTAGTGGGTGGACTCCCTATTCAAAAAAAGTAACCTAATCACTCAATTTACAGCATCCATTCTTTCACATTTGAGTTCAAATAGTTTGTATAGTGacattttatcattatcattgcTGCATGTCATACAGTCTTGCTATCATAATAACACAGTCAAGTGCTTTCATGCTTTAAATTTGATTATTCAAACAAGACAGAGATGATCAGTATATATACAATTCTAAAGTGGGGCAATGCTGCCAAAATAAATGACCACAATATGCTAGACCAAATGTGTCAGTGCTGATAATGTGGCAGCATTTTGGGGAGGACTTTTGGTACTTTCAGAGTATATTTACACACAAAATTTCTATCAATAAGTGCTGGATCATGTGGATCAGTTAAGTTCAAAAAGATGTATCACTTTAACTGTGAATGAATGCATCTTTAAAAGACCAGAAATATACACTTCAGTATTAGTGTATTAGTTATATTACTTTGTTTCTACCATCAAGACTAAATTATGCCTATACTGCTCTATTAAGGCGACAATACATGAGATGTGAATGATGTAATAATTCATTGATGTGATTCTCACTACACAAGAGAACAGAAAACTGCTGAACGGATGAAAGTGAAGTGACAACTTAAAGGCCTTgacaactttttattttatatttaatcgAGTACCTGCAATGAATGTTGAGATCctacatgaacacacagtaatacaACTTCTGCTTATTGTTTATCGATTTCTCTATTTGCTCGATTGGACAGACTCTCGATTTACTGAGCTCTTCTCACTGATTTGACGTGGGTGGGGCTCTGTCGGAAAAAGGCAATGCCACATTTTTCCCATACAACTATCAGCAGCAACATCTGACAGTTGTGAGGTTGTTTGCTTGTGTTGGCAGCACTGACAGGGAAATGTGTTCAAAACATACAAGCATTAAAAGGTGCAGTGCGTAAAATTTAGTGGCATTTTGTTGAATGTACTTgtcagaaatggaatataatattcataattatgCTTTGATTAGTGttatcacctgaaaataagaattgctgtggttttgttaccttagaatgatcctttatatctacatagggagcgaGTCCTCTTCCTCAGatcccaccatgttgcaccactgtgtttctacagtagcctagaacagacaaaccaaacatggGGTCTAGAAAGGGACTTTTATATCTTTCGCAACCACCTCAGATTCTCCTACACGTTTGGAAGAGAAGaggggatgggggtggggggttgttgCAATCTTCAACCTCAaagctagatgccactaaatcccacacactggtcctttaaaccACAATAATAATATTGGATGCTTCTTTTCAAACAGTTTGATTTGAGTTTTGTTAATTTAGTCATGAATATCTAATTAATTTAAAACCAAGTTTTCAAATGCTTTAACACTACTGGTAAGTAACATTtagcatgctgtgtgtgtgcctcctaATGATAGGCAATGGTATGTTACCAGTAATCCTCAAGTATAGCTGAGGTTAACAGAATTGGGTCATTAGTTGTTGAGATATCCTCTCATGTGGAAAATTGTATGTGTTGGTGGTGCTGAATGaaaggatcaccaaagtcataaTGAGCTCATTTTCTAGGGAATGTGAAAGTCTGTGAAAAGAAATCCTTAAACAGTAGCTAAAATGTTCCTTGGACAGATGAATCCAATGACTGCGACAACACTAAAGCAACCAAAGAAGCTTACAACACACTTtagtacacactatacacattCTTTATTAGATCCTTCCCTACTGGTAGCCATCAAATGACAACCCATTCATTTGCAAGAACAACTGAAATGTTAAACAAATGCCATACTTACAGAATTTGTGCAACATCACACACAGCTCTATGTAGGCGCCTGTGTAAGTCTACATCATTATACTCACTAATGAGGTGCAGTCATTGCTCCCTGGGTGATACAGATGATAAATAAGCTCCAATCACATGTGCATTATAGACATTTAGTCTGTGTTAACGATGGAATGGTGTGAGAGATGTGTGTTGCGTGAGTGAAGCGCAGGCCACTCAGAGGAGGAGATCAAACAGTCCCAGGGTCCTCTCCTGCCACTCCTGCGAGCGCTAGGGATGTCCACCTGAGGGCACTGTAACAGAGGATAGTTTAATACATGTTATGGTAAAGGAGGCAGAAAATCATcatcacacacccacacctccACATCTCCACATGTTCCTATCTAACATATGAAGAATGAGTGTAACCAAAAGTATTGGAGAGGTGAAACCGCACCAAGAGACACCATAataggttttatttatataacaccatTCACAGacccaaggacgctttacaTACAAGAACCTGTTGTAAGAATAACAGCTTTCTCTTAAGTTCTTAAAGTGGCTTTGACGTTTTGATCTTATAAACCATTACTGCCTAACTATAGAGTGGCTCTCATTATCTCGGGTTTTCAATGTGCTTTGTTGGCTTataccaaaaacacacaagaagcCAGTTAAACTATCATTTAACAGCTAATTACAATTACAAGGTTACAAAAACTTTCAGATTTGTGCCTTTAACCAGCTCAGACTTCAGGATCATGGTCAGGTCTGTCCAGATTTCACCAGGTTTGACTAAATGTTACTTGAGAGTTGAGATATTTAAATTCTCTGCACCTGCACAGCCCTTTTCACAGATCAATGTGACCTTGACAATAATGATTAAATTAGGTGTGAATCAGgtttatgtaatttaatgtattcTGAAGTTATGCAAGTGTCTTATATCTGCCAACATAACAAAGGAATGAGTAACTTTCTGGTTCATTGTATTATAATAATCAGGCATATTCGTCACTGTGTAACTTTTAAGCGTCAGTCTGGAAATTTAACGTCctcgcgcgcacacacacacacgcacacgcacacacgcacacgcacacacacacacacacacacacacacacacacacaccaaatgcAGCTCCTGTATCCTCCCACCTCCTCACTCGTAGAACTTAATCTCTGTGTCCACGCAATCAAAAAACAAGTCCCCCAGCTCGTCTCCGGATATCTCTCCACTCAGCATGGCTGAAATCTCGCTCAGACACTGTGACTCCAGGTCCCTCAGAATCTCATAGACAGCTAAACCCTcgtcctgagagagagagagagagagagagagagagagagagagagagagagagagagagagagagagagagagagagagagagagagagaagagagaaatggaaagagagaaagacagagacatgtCAAAACAACAGTAACAGCTTGTCAAAACCTACACAATCAGGCTAAATCTTAAGATATGGTGAAGACTTTTTGCGCTAATATCATGCTCTAAAATTTAGAAACACACTTCTAAGCATTAGGTTTTACATACAAAAGAGCATCAGAGAATTATGTTTCTCTAATTATTAGATTTCAGTTTCAAAACAGTATGCCTTTAAGTGTGTAGATAATAGAACTACATACACACCATAAAAGGTTTTCAAAAAAGTTTTCTTGTTTTGcttctttccattttttataatattaaagTCTATCAAAGTGTGCCGAGCCTCACTCAggataaaacagattttttttttaaggagccGGATCCTACCGTTGGGCCTTTTTGAAAAGCATCCTAAGACTAATTTAACCTTAAAACCGTTAACAcataaatgatcatttatgGGACTTAATAACAGCCGGTATACACCTGCTATCACATAAAGCCTCTTCCTCTACAGACTAATCTGGCTCTACACATTCTTATTTGCTCACCAAAACAACAGGAAATGGTTTGAAATTCCATCCATACCAACTGATAGTATTTTGTATGTACAAAACACAGTTTAGTACAggctatatataaaaaacacaccTTACTGGAATGCAACACATGCAACCACACTTTAACTTTGGAAAAGCCTCTGCCACAAATCCACAACCAGAAAGCATACGGAAGTGGAGCTTAAGACTTTTCTCAGTGTCCCAGAATGAACTTCCACGCTTCACTTTTAAGCCAACCTGTATTTAAAAGTGCTACGAATGAGCTGACAGCAGAGAACTGAGCTTGAACGTGAGCACATCCATCCCCATAACAACCAGGCAAAGTCCACACACAGATGAAGACTGTGTGTTAGGTTGACATCTCTGGAAAAAGCGAGCAAGTTGACCGTGACCTGGGATAGCTTTGTCAAACTACTAATTCCAAAAGTCAAGCATGGCACAGTTACATAGGACTTCTCATGATGTTTTACTATTATCTGCAGTTATTTTGAAGCAAGTCTACAaaacttttaaaagaagaaataacacattCTTCCTCttacaaattaaaaaatttaattaataaGTAGTAAAACACAGCACTACTCAGTTTCATACAGTATGGGGCTTTCAAGCTACAGCCTGGTATGACTGCTAGCTAATGTTACTACTTTAGCAAACTTTAGACAGATATTGCTGTGTAACTGTGTAACTTAGTGAAGTTGCTGACACTTCTCTATGTGTGCTACCATTATTTCATAACTGTCACATGTGGCAACATTGGCGATTGTTCCATAAAAGTTACACACTATAGGTTAGCTTTAGCATTTTATAGCTGTGAGCAGTTTCtctatttccttttttgcaTTACTTTGATGGAGAACAGTGTTCATCAACAGCACACTTCAAAACAGTATTAAGTAAGTATTTTTTACTATGAATACTTAATTTGATCACTTTTCCAGTATCACCGCAACACAATAAAACCTGCTCGGAATTAGTATGTAGTGCAGAACTGGGCCACAGCTAATTGGTTACTTCACCCTCGCTTTGTACATAGCAACAAGACAGATGACCCGCCAGTGAAGGTGGATTTACCTCACACTACCAGAATTATTATGGAATAAGCCCAAAGCAGAATAGAATGTATATGTATAATGTCTGACACACATCATCTCAGACAGGACCGTCAGCTAAACAGTGTAAATCTCACATTGTTTTGAAGTGCTAATACCTCCCAGCGTCTTCATGTTGTCTTTGATTGCACAGCGTACTGAGAATGGAAACCCTGCTCTTTGGCTTTGAGTGTGTACTTgtagtgtgtttatgtttagtCTACACTCGCGCCGTGCGTCTTGTCTGCGCTAACTGTGAGGtcctgttgtgtgttgtgtgttgctCTGCAGTTGGTTgcttggggggtggggggggtgggatGTGTCGGTCCCGTGCTGCGCAACCGTCCTTACGTTCAACTCTCAATAACAGTGATTCTGCTTCGGTTTGCACACGTAATGAATGAGAACTCCTGGCTCTGCCAGGGATCTGTACAGGACTATCATTGACCTAGGTCATCCATCAGTGCCCACCGGGTTGGTCTCCATGGTGTTGAGCGCCGTCTGGTGGGCCTTGTACAGGTCGTGTCTGCGGTCCACCTGGGTCTGAAAGCGAGGCTGCTTCCTGACGGGGTCGTCTGGGCCGAACTGTGGGGAGACCACCCTCAGCACTCGGGTGGAACCCTCCGAGAAGATAAAAGGCTTGAATATAGACCTACCAGGGTACAGGTGGGGTGGGATGgtggggagaaagaggagaggtaGAAATACTCAGAATTTCATATTGACATGTTGAAAGGaaaagcagagatgaggaggtAAAGAATGTTGGAATCTCAACACCTTCATAATGAATGTATTCTTATTGCTATCCGATGTTTAATCTGTAGTAAAGAAAATTAACCTTCTGGTATTCTTTAAAattgaactgtgtgtgttccATCTTTGTTACAGAGTATAATAatttttgttgagttttttcCTTGACTTTTAATTGTCTGTTCAATTCAGCCAAGTTTTTGCATCGATATCCACTGCTTCTCTGTTTGAGCGGCGTGTTTTAGCTACAGCATGCAATGTTTTGAATATGCATGGGTGATAAATGAGAATCAGTTTTTCGTGCCGTAAGTTCAGAGAACGTTATGGCTGAAAAAACTGGTTGACTACATTTagagtacagtgtgtgtttggtgagtgtgtgtggtaaaAATCCAAAGAAAAAGTGATACAAAATGAATTATTTCCTAATAGTTGCTTGAAAGTTTCCTAGACAGAATGGCCCCATTTAAATCCAAGTGATTATTTGTTGAATTGCATGTTTGTAGACGAATTTCATATGTTTTTCATGTTCAGCTGAGCTACAGTGCAGTCGTTCTTTCCGGGAAACATGCTAGGAATTATTTAGAAATTAACAGGAATTTACGGaccaataaaataaacttcTACCCATGTGATTTCAACTTTTGACTCATTtctttctgatcatttttaaaacaaaacacccAGAACAGCATTAATTCACAAATAGATTATCAATCAATGCTGAGACCTTTCAACTGAGTGttcagagtgtcttaactgaaGTTTACAATTTGTAGAATGTCTTAATGTTGTCTGTGTCACACCTGGAGGGGTCTGGAGTGGCAGTGAAGAAGTGGATGCAGGGCAGGCTGGTGTCTTTGGGCAGGACAGACACCATGCTTCCCGTGGTGCAGAAACCACCAGAATCCATGCAGATGCCGCTTGGCTTGTCCCTCAGAATGGACATCATCACCTCTGCTGTCACTGAGCCTGGGACCAAAGGCAAGACAGGAGGGACATAGAGAACAACCACAACAGAATATTGAAGGAAAGATCCAGCCTTGGAACAATGCAATTCAACATATGCTGATGTCAGGTGACAACGATCACGATTCAAATATTTCACGTGGAGCTGCAATTATCTAAAGCAGAAAATTCTTCagcttttaaaacacataaacactgaCAGATGTTGTGTTATCctctcaaaacaaacaaacaaacaaacacaaaaagtcacAATATTGCAATGCTTAGTCATAAAAGAGAAATAGGCACCCATTTGTTTACTGAAAGTAGCCTCAAAAGAGCTTAAAGATCAGAAAGAAATCTGTTATTCTCTTGGTACAAATATCCTAATCCCTAGCACGGGCAGGTATGTCCTCAGGCGTCCAATGGCATTCTGGGAAGTGTAGGAGTTGACCACCCTCACCATCATGCTGCTGGAGGAGCTCTGTGCCTCCCTTGTAACGCTTTTTGGCCATCTCCATCCTGGCGGGCGGGTTCTCTGGGCTGAACACCTGAGAGAAGTTGAACTCCCCTTCACCGTCCCACCAGCCCTGAGCCTGAGCCACGCTCCGCAGCTCCGGGTGCTCTGCCATGATGTCGGCGCCGATGGTCAGCTGGTTGGATATGTTCTTCACACCctctggaaaaagaaagaagccaTTACCGTTCTGTCTTTCAAAAGCAAACCAGTGCACGTCTCCTGCGTGTTAGCGCAACGTGTGTGAAATTTCCTAGCCGTTAGTCAGAAACTTGTGCTCGGTTGGTTTATCTCCATTTTAACAGAGTGATCCAGCCATGACGG contains:
- the LOC128372981 gene encoding cyclin-dependent kinase 12-like translates to MHSDRSEYAHRRQHGDRGTRQWDDYNDRWEERREPRRDAPWESYHKHGNDHGQSSSERTSRSREYSDSPKRMHSKDSFNRERSRKSPMRRPVSSPDWSISEKKRRRFTEDDKDNYRYRRESEDKTYRHSPDSFSRVPKDLKHTLPQEEDFRHRKTLQDSRNRHRHEEFTYKQQRDDLTYRRSSGYYKDRDGQERSRGRSQDRTQSQDHSMTQSYAKPRESDDNPSTDHDYRPNGTRFPLNGSSGQCLDHDVTYQSPAVPEEKKATNGFQRFLDVLNKGVNVDTLTKIVTRPPTEEEDRPWSPSSFPSAVERSWSPRQQEGRQYTQNWNESEESYRAASPQRGHRSFSPQGGSLSDEKPPQKSDRGRSHFSSNSRSRSPSVVETHHTLTPEDEHKRRQMQDVLQAIGMDLGFEELGQMSHRIQERLYGKKDGDSMVRHRKGSRERETRPSSSPKRHSRSSPSSRSSFSPVAQDFSLQTDSYSAQRDATDIHQAQIPPAVDYAQKSGSGPLQDSEKCETNYQEGAAVFQTFSPDATHTISDAPPPPRPVMPTYPPVNYSPLLYPALPPAMPPNLPNVGPRFLLPHLPPFLPYPCVPPLNIHPAVLSQTRHLLPPQLTSHQPPCFNLPDVNPVQTLTTAQKSKTLLRRRCLQVIETKQPG
- the scrn2 gene encoding secernin-2; amino-acid sequence: MAEAPMSCDCFVSLPPGSRDDHVIFGKNSDRPRDEVQEVASYPAASHPPGSMLECTYIQIPQVEQTHAVILSKPAWMWGAEMGANDQGVCIGNEAVWTREPVCPGEALLGMDLVRLGLERGDSAWAALAVITGLLEQHGQGGPCREDPEPFSYHNTFLLVDRKEAWVLETAGRLWVAQKVTEGVKNISNQLTIGADIMAEHPELRSVAQAQGWWDGEGEFNFSQVFSPENPPARMEMAKKRYKGGTELLQQHDGSVTAEVMMSILRDKPSGICMDSGGFCTTGSMVSVLPKDTSLPCIHFFTATPDPSRSIFKPFIFSEGSTRVLRVVSPQFGPDDPVRKQPRFQTQVDRRHDLYKAHQTALNTMETNPDEGLAVYEILRDLESQCLSEISAMLSGEISGDELGDLFFDCVDTEIKFYE